TGCAATAGCCGATGCTGTACGAATAATATTTAAACCGTATAAATATAAGGGCGCTATGCACAGTGTTATATGGAATATAAGGATGCCCAGGGTTTTATTATCCGTACTGGTAGGCTCGTCACTGTCTGTGGCGGGAGTGGCATATCAAGGGCTATTTAGGAATCCTATGGCAGAGCCATATATACTTGGAATATCGGCGGGAGCTGCCTTTGGTGGTACACTTAGCATTGTCCTTGGAATAACAAATATTATAGGAATAGGTGGTACTAGTGCAATGTCCTTTTTAGGTGCTGTAGGGACAACTTTTTTGGTCTATAATCTAGGTAGCCATAAGAATAGAATATCTATGACATATCTATTGTTATCAGGTATTGCCATAAGCTCCCTTCTATCTGCTTTAATATCACTTATAATGATATTTAACAGGGAAAAGCTTAATAATATTATTATGTGGACTATGGGTAGTTTTACAAGCGCCAATTGGAGCAAGGTTATTGTAGCTTTAATATCTACATTTATAGGGGCGTCAGGTATATATTATTTTGCTAAGGATTTAAATCTAATGCTTTTTGGGGAAGAAAATGCGCAAAACCTTGGTATAAATATTGAAAAAACTAAAAAGATACTGCTAATTTTAGCTTCCCTAATTTCGGCTATTGCCGTATCTGTAAGCGGTATAATAGGCTTTGTAGGACTTATAGTTCCCCATGCAATTCGTCTAATTGCAGGGCCGGATCACAGGGTATTAATACCATGTTCAGTATTGGCTGGTGGCATATTTCTTGCCATAAGTGATACCTTGGCGAGGATACTGGCAATACCGATGGAAATTCCTGTTGGAGCAATAACGGCAGTATTTGGAGCGCCATTTTTCATATATCTACTAATAAAAAGCAAAAGATCGTCTGCTAGTATATAGGAGGCAAGTAATATGGGAGCTATTGAGATTAGAAACTTAAGCTGGAACTTTGAAAATAAAAGTATTTTAAAAAATATCTACTTAAATCTTGAAAAAGGCGAGTTTACCAGCATTTTAGGACCAAATGGTTCTGGAAAAACTACGCTCCTAAGGACCATATCTACCTGGTTAAAGCCTAGAAAGGGAACTATATATTTAGAAGGCAAAGATGTGCTGTCGTTTAGCAGCAAGGAGTTATCAAAGCATATGGCCTTTGTTCCTCAAAATACTAATATAGATTTTGAGTTTTCTGCACTAGATATTGTACTTATGGGTAGATGGACACATCTGAAAAATTTGGAAAATGAGAGTCTCGAAGATTTAGAAATAGCAAGGGAAGCTATGAATATTACAAATACATGGGAGTTCAGAGATAGAATAATAAACACGTTAAGTGGAGGTGAACGACAAAGGGTAATAATAGCTAGAGCCTTAGCAACACAGGCAAAAATACTGATCATGGATGAACCTGTATCCAATCTTGATATATATCATCAAATGGAAATATTAAGTATTATAAAATCCTTACAGCACGATAAAAAACTAACCGTTGTTACAGTGCTCCATGATGTAAATTTGGCCAGCCAGTACAGCGATAAAATAGTTTTTATGAAGGATGGATTTATAAAAAGCTATGGGGTTCCAGAAAAGGTATTGACCAGAGAGAATATAAATGATGTATATGATATAGATGTGTATATGACTAGACATCCTGTTATGGACTGTCCTTATGTTATTCCCTTGTGTACAAACAAAAAACAAGACACAGATAATGGAAAAATAATTATGTTTGACAGTATAAAAAACTTAAGAAATGGCAAATAAACTACTTACCATTTCTTTTATAGAGCTTCCTACGAGCTTCTAACCCCTGAAGGAAAGTAAAGAGTAGTTCTTCCTCTTCTTCATATAATTGTTCCATTTTTTTTAGGATGAGAGCACATTGAAGTCCTATTGTATTTTCTAGTTGATCGGATTCTCTTATGGATATAGCTTTTTTAGAAGGTTTATACCCTATTAAGTAATCTATGCTTACATCGTATATTTCTGCAAATGCTTTTAACATATCTACATCTGGAGTGCGTTCATTTCTTTCATAATTGGAAAGGGATGCATTGGTAATTCCTAAAAGTTTTGCTGCTTGTATCTGAGTCCATCCCTTTTCTTCACGTAACATGCGAAGTCTTTCTCCTAGTAATCTATCCATTGCTACCATCCATTTCTATTTATATATTTTAATTTTACCATGGGGGAAAAAAATATCCTTTG
This Xylanivirga thermophila DNA region includes the following protein-coding sequences:
- a CDS encoding ABC transporter ATP-binding protein, translated to MGAIEIRNLSWNFENKSILKNIYLNLEKGEFTSILGPNGSGKTTLLRTISTWLKPRKGTIYLEGKDVLSFSSKELSKHMAFVPQNTNIDFEFSALDIVLMGRWTHLKNLENESLEDLEIAREAMNITNTWEFRDRIINTLSGGERQRVIIARALATQAKILIMDEPVSNLDIYHQMEILSIIKSLQHDKKLTVVTVLHDVNLASQYSDKIVFMKDGFIKSYGVPEKVLTRENINDVYDIDVYMTRHPVMDCPYVIPLCTNKKQDTDNGKIIMFDSIKNLRNGK
- a CDS encoding helix-turn-helix domain-containing protein, translating into MDRLLGERLRMLREEKGWTQIQAAKLLGITNASLSNYERNERTPDVDMLKAFAEIYDVSIDYLIGYKPSKKAISIRESDQLENTIGLQCALILKKMEQLYEEEEELLFTFLQGLEARRKLYKRNGK
- a CDS encoding FecCD family ABC transporter permease, with translation MSFIENKRKYRIGILILLIVLFVVIIFSCSVGAADIAIADAVRIIFKPYKYKGAMHSVIWNIRMPRVLLSVLVGSSLSVAGVAYQGLFRNPMAEPYILGISAGAAFGGTLSIVLGITNIIGIGGTSAMSFLGAVGTTFLVYNLGSHKNRISMTYLLLSGIAISSLLSALISLIMIFNREKLNNIIMWTMGSFTSANWSKVIVALISTFIGASGIYYFAKDLNLMLFGEENAQNLGINIEKTKKILLILASLISAIAVSVSGIIGFVGLIVPHAIRLIAGPDHRVLIPCSVLAGGIFLAISDTLARILAIPMEIPVGAITAVFGAPFFIYLLIKSKRSSASI